The proteins below come from a single Myxococcales bacterium genomic window:
- a CDS encoding NAD(P)-dependent alcohol dehydrogenase, whose protein sequence is MRAVRYDAYGGIERLALEDAPRPEAGRRRARVRVVRAALNPKDALFRKGRFRALSGASFPKTPGLDFAGFVLDDPTGRHPVGARVFGVLDEWRCTRGTLADEVVVHPRELARLPSHVSFDEGAAVALVGLTAIQALRDVARLEPGQRLLVNGASGGLGTMAIQVGRRLGAHVTTISSARNRAFCTDLGADEALAYDLPAPPRAPFDVVLDAFGNLPLAEARGRLAPRAVWVGAVPTPRLLLRDLATRVAAIEERLVLVRPRVSDLDTLAAWLVDGSLRAVIDHTYALADVAAAFAHLESKRARGKLVVEVCEECE, encoded by the coding sequence ATGAGAGCGGTCCGGTACGACGCCTACGGGGGCATCGAGCGGCTCGCGCTCGAGGACGCCCCGCGGCCCGAGGCTGGCCGCCGACGAGCGCGGGTCCGGGTGGTGCGCGCCGCGCTCAACCCGAAGGACGCGCTGTTTCGCAAGGGCCGCTTTCGCGCGCTGTCGGGCGCTTCGTTCCCCAAGACGCCCGGGCTCGATTTCGCCGGGTTCGTGCTCGACGACCCCACCGGGCGGCACCCCGTAGGGGCGCGGGTCTTCGGCGTGCTCGACGAGTGGCGCTGCACGCGAGGCACCCTCGCGGACGAGGTCGTCGTGCACCCGCGGGAGCTGGCGCGGCTGCCGAGCCACGTCTCCTTCGACGAGGGCGCCGCCGTGGCGCTCGTGGGCCTCACGGCGATTCAGGCGCTCCGCGACGTGGCGCGCCTCGAGCCCGGGCAGCGGCTGCTGGTGAACGGCGCGTCGGGCGGCCTAGGCACGATGGCCATCCAGGTTGGGCGGCGGCTCGGCGCTCACGTCACCACGATCTCCTCGGCGCGGAATCGTGCATTCTGCACAGATCTCGGCGCGGACGAGGCGCTCGCTTACGATCTGCCGGCGCCGCCCCGAGCGCCCTTCGACGTCGTGCTCGACGCCTTCGGGAACCTGCCGCTCGCCGAGGCGCGGGGCCGGCTCGCGCCTCGCGCGGTGTGGGTCGGCGCGGTCCCCACGCCCCGGCTGCTCCTGCGCGATCTCGCGACGCGGGTCGCGGCCATCGAGGAGCGCTTGGTCTTGGTGCGACCGCGCGTGAGCGATCTGGACACGCTCGCGGCCTGGCTGGTCGACGGCTCGCTCCGCGCCGTGATCGACCACACCTACGCGCTGGCCGACGTCGCGGCGGCGTTCGCCCACCTGGAGTCGAAGCGCGCCCGCGGCAAGCTCGTGGTCGAGGTCTGCGAGGAGTGCGAGTGA
- a CDS encoding zinc-binding dehydrogenase: MAILATGAADVLQRMEIELPEPGPREVRVRVRAVALNHLDLWTRRGLPHLRYTFPHRLGADIAGEVEALGPGAVGRVGQKVVIAPGVSCGACARCAGGEDNLCREYKILGESTQGGYARHVVVPDRNLLPYPEGRAPLSWEEAAAIPLCFLTAWQMVVRKGGVRPGQTVLVQAAGSGVSSAAIQLCKLLGAEVIATTRAPEKAARATALGADHVIVTTREDLVKRVREITLRRGADVVIEHVGGEVFEQSVLAAAWGGRVVTCGATSGFFPKLDLRQIFFRQVEVLGSTMGSRRDLFEVLNLVQQGKLRPVVDRTVPLWSAAEAHRALEAGAAFGKIVLLVD; encoded by the coding sequence ATGGCGATCCTCGCCACCGGAGCCGCCGATGTCCTGCAGCGCATGGAGATCGAGCTACCTGAGCCCGGCCCGCGCGAGGTCCGCGTGCGCGTGCGCGCGGTGGCGCTGAACCACCTCGACCTGTGGACCCGCCGGGGGCTCCCGCACCTGCGCTACACCTTCCCGCACCGGCTCGGGGCCGACATCGCAGGCGAGGTCGAGGCGCTCGGGCCGGGAGCCGTCGGCCGCGTTGGACAGAAGGTGGTAATCGCGCCCGGCGTCTCGTGCGGCGCCTGCGCCCGGTGCGCAGGCGGCGAGGACAACCTCTGCCGCGAGTACAAGATCCTCGGCGAGAGCACGCAGGGCGGCTACGCGCGCCACGTCGTCGTGCCCGATCGCAACCTCCTTCCGTACCCTGAGGGGCGCGCGCCGCTCTCGTGGGAAGAGGCCGCCGCCATCCCCCTCTGTTTCTTGACGGCCTGGCAGATGGTGGTCCGAAAGGGCGGCGTGCGCCCGGGCCAGACCGTGCTCGTCCAAGCGGCGGGCAGCGGGGTGTCGAGCGCCGCCATCCAGCTGTGCAAGCTCCTCGGCGCCGAGGTCATCGCGACGACGCGGGCGCCCGAGAAGGCCGCGCGGGCGACCGCCCTTGGCGCCGACCACGTGATCGTCACCACCCGCGAGGACCTCGTCAAGCGCGTGCGCGAGATCACCCTGCGCCGCGGCGCAGACGTCGTGATCGAGCACGTCGGGGGCGAGGTGTTCGAGCAGAGCGTGCTCGCGGCCGCGTGGGGCGGGCGCGTCGTCACCTGTGGCGCCACCTCGGGCTTCTTCCCCAAGCTCGACCTTCGCCAGATCTTCTTCCGCCAGGTCGAGGTGCTCGGCTCCACGATGGGCAGCCGCCGGGACCTCTTCGAGGTGCTCAACCTCGTCCAGCAGGGAAAACTCAGGCCCGTCGTGGACCGCACCGTGCCGCTGTGGTCGGCGGCGGAGGCCCACCGGGCGCTCGAAGCCGGAGCGGCCTTCGGGAAAATTGTGCTGCTCGTGGACTGA
- a CDS encoding TetR/AcrR family transcriptional regulator yields MKKRTLELPEKGARGDAVVKKVLAATREELAHVGYRALRVDDVAARADVHKTTVYRRWPTKRELVHEAMLTLVSDSLPSPDTGSLRGDLLEASRQLTQFMMSVAGQGVMRVVMAEVTDPDVVQICQAIRDSKENAYRSMVGRALERGELRDDVDVDMLRGMLFGPIHHRFFMLNQRVDELFLARLVDTVLLGAAPRPEPKVRNESSRTKTGR; encoded by the coding sequence ATGAAGAAGCGGACCTTGGAACTCCCCGAGAAGGGCGCGCGCGGTGACGCTGTCGTCAAGAAGGTGCTCGCCGCCACGCGGGAGGAGCTGGCGCACGTGGGCTACCGCGCGCTGCGCGTGGACGACGTGGCCGCCCGCGCCGACGTGCACAAGACCACCGTGTATCGACGGTGGCCCACGAAGCGCGAGCTGGTGCACGAGGCGATGCTCACGCTGGTGAGCGACTCGCTCCCGTCGCCGGACACCGGCAGCCTCCGCGGCGACCTCCTCGAGGCCTCGAGGCAGCTGACGCAGTTCATGATGTCGGTCGCGGGTCAGGGCGTGATGCGCGTGGTGATGGCGGAGGTCACCGACCCGGACGTGGTCCAGATTTGCCAGGCGATCCGAGACAGCAAGGAGAACGCCTACCGCAGCATGGTGGGCCGCGCCCTGGAGCGGGGCGAGCTCCGTGATGACGTGGACGTCGACATGCTCCGCGGCATGCTCTTCGGCCCCATTCACCACCGCTTCTTCATGTTGAACCAGCGCGTGGACGAGCTCTTTTTGGCCCGCCTCGTGGACACCGTGCTGCTCGGCGCGGCGCCGCGGCCGGAGCCCAAGGTTCGCAACGAATCGTCGCGAACGAAGACGGGGCGCTAG
- a CDS encoding TolC family protein, which produces MRSTWFGRMVATAALALLVPSSALALQPLATFLAGTKENNPDARVADATIHQREAEVDLARARLLPSFAARGVLTHNQYEAVAQLPGASAPLVIIPQNQLDAFLVLDVPIADLSQFSRYDTQKIQLALSRATQGLTHRQLSERVVRSYYLVIATSALRQATDKSLALSEQNLGLVKDRVAAGVAPPLDLERATANLERARQDVADAELARVLATRSLATITRVTPEPPTAFPEDDLHEETALAIWLGQGKESLPEYKIAENEAKLADATRRTANLAYLPSLSAQAQERFTNATGFTGRVSSYTLSATLSFRFDLGLLAQQDVAKAQAAATAARADGTKRNVEDAIVEAWHRTGTGIAKARAARAQVKAADSAARIAQDRYSSGASTQLDVTQAQRDAFAANVARIQAELDVTQARAILRIAAGKSSELMQK; this is translated from the coding sequence ATGAGATCCACTTGGTTCGGGCGCATGGTCGCCACCGCAGCGCTCGCGCTGCTCGTCCCTTCGTCCGCCCTCGCTCTCCAGCCGCTCGCGACGTTCCTCGCTGGCACCAAGGAGAACAACCCCGACGCGCGAGTAGCCGACGCCACCATCCACCAGCGGGAGGCCGAGGTCGACTTGGCTCGTGCGCGCCTGCTCCCGTCGTTCGCGGCGCGCGGCGTGCTCACCCACAACCAATACGAAGCCGTCGCGCAGCTCCCCGGGGCATCGGCGCCGCTCGTCATCATCCCGCAAAACCAGCTCGACGCGTTCCTCGTCCTCGACGTGCCGATCGCAGACTTGTCGCAGTTTTCGCGGTACGACACCCAGAAGATCCAGCTCGCGCTCTCGAGGGCGACGCAGGGGCTCACCCACCGCCAGCTCTCCGAGCGCGTGGTCCGCTCGTACTACCTCGTCATCGCCACCTCGGCCCTGCGCCAGGCCACCGACAAGAGCCTCGCGCTGTCCGAGCAGAACCTCGGGCTGGTGAAGGATCGGGTCGCGGCCGGCGTCGCGCCCCCCCTCGATCTCGAGCGGGCGACGGCAAACCTCGAGCGCGCGAGACAAGACGTCGCCGACGCGGAGCTCGCCAGGGTGCTCGCGACGCGAAGCCTGGCGACCATCACCCGCGTCACGCCGGAGCCGCCCACCGCGTTCCCGGAGGACGATCTCCACGAGGAGACGGCGCTCGCGATTTGGCTCGGCCAAGGCAAAGAGAGCCTCCCCGAGTACAAGATCGCCGAGAACGAGGCGAAGCTCGCGGACGCCACCCGCCGCACCGCCAACCTCGCCTATCTCCCATCGCTCTCCGCGCAGGCTCAAGAGCGCTTCACCAACGCGACCGGCTTCACCGGGCGAGTCAGCTCGTACACCCTCTCCGCGACGCTCTCGTTCCGCTTCGACCTCGGGCTCCTCGCCCAGCAAGACGTGGCCAAGGCACAAGCCGCCGCCACGGCCGCGCGCGCCGACGGCACCAAGCGCAACGTCGAGGACGCGATCGTCGAGGCCTGGCATCGCACCGGCACCGGCATCGCCAAGGCACGCGCCGCGCGCGCGCAGGTGAAAGCCGCCGACAGCGCCGCCCGCATCGCACAAGACCGGTACTCGAGCGGAGCCTCTACTCAGCTCGACGTCACCCAAGCCCAGCGCGACGCGTTCGCCGCCAACGTCGCGCGCATTCAAGCCGAGCTCGACGTCACCCAGGCTCGCGCCATTCTTCGCATCGCCGCGGGGAAGTCATCCGAGCTCATGCAGAAGTGA
- a CDS encoding efflux RND transporter periplasmic adaptor subunit, with amino-acid sequence MSPISRNQTRSALRGFALAVLVGGAASLVGCKKPADAQSEDAAPSVHVESAEVTTVDAPIHLRLTGTLKGARETDLAANAAGRVTRTVVERGQLVKAGDLIAQLDTSAAALSLAEARVAVATAKTQEEISKADCARYEALKGKGTMSDLEYDQATAKCKTAPLSLEAAKARQNMAAKNVGDGTIRAPFAGIISERFVDVGEYVQPASKVVSISQVGELRLELTVPEADLAHLKEGSKVTFSVAAYPNDSFKGVVKFISGAVRATTRDLVAEAIVENESKKLLPGMFADVSLSTGSQKLASVPLAAVFERQEKKRVFVVVNNRLEERVLQYGPEVDGRLTVHVGVKAGEKVVVGKLQGLQNGARVE; translated from the coding sequence ATGTCTCCCATCTCCCGCAACCAAACCCGTTCAGCCCTGCGCGGCTTTGCGCTCGCCGTTCTCGTCGGAGGCGCTGCAAGCCTCGTGGGTTGCAAGAAGCCGGCAGACGCCCAGTCGGAGGACGCCGCGCCTTCGGTTCACGTCGAGTCGGCCGAGGTCACCACCGTGGACGCGCCGATCCACCTGCGCCTCACCGGCACCCTCAAGGGCGCACGCGAGACAGACCTCGCCGCCAACGCCGCCGGCCGGGTCACGAGGACGGTCGTCGAGCGCGGTCAACTCGTGAAAGCGGGCGATCTCATCGCCCAGCTCGACACGAGCGCCGCCGCGCTCTCCCTCGCCGAGGCGAGGGTCGCCGTCGCGACCGCGAAGACGCAGGAAGAGATAAGCAAAGCCGACTGCGCCCGCTACGAGGCGCTCAAGGGCAAAGGCACCATGAGCGACCTCGAGTACGACCAGGCGACCGCCAAGTGCAAGACGGCGCCGCTCAGCCTCGAGGCCGCCAAGGCGCGCCAAAACATGGCCGCGAAGAACGTCGGCGACGGCACCATCCGCGCCCCCTTCGCGGGCATCATCTCCGAGCGCTTCGTCGACGTCGGCGAGTACGTGCAGCCCGCCTCGAAGGTCGTCTCCATCTCCCAAGTAGGCGAGCTCCGCCTCGAGCTCACCGTCCCCGAGGCCGATCTCGCCCACCTCAAAGAGGGCTCCAAGGTCACCTTCTCCGTCGCCGCGTACCCGAACGACTCGTTCAAGGGCGTGGTGAAATTCATCTCCGGCGCCGTCCGCGCGACCACCCGCGACCTCGTCGCCGAGGCGATCGTGGAGAACGAGTCGAAGAAGCTCCTCCCCGGCATGTTCGCCGACGTCTCCCTCTCCACGGGGAGCCAGAAGCTCGCCTCGGTGCCCCTCGCCGCGGTGTTCGAACGGCAAGAGAAGAAGCGCGTCTTCGTCGTCGTGAACAATCGGCTCGAGGAGCGAGTGCTCCAGTACGGCCCCGAGGTCGACGGTCGGCTCACCGTTCACGTGGGCGTGAAAGCCGGCGAGAAGGTGGTCGTCGGGAAGCTCCAAGGCTTGCAGAACGGCGCCCGCGTCGAATGA
- a CDS encoding efflux RND transporter permease subunit — MQWLAQICVRRPVFASVLILTIMVLGIVGYRGLGVDQFPNVEIPIVVVTTRLDGASPEEVELDVTDKIEGAVNTISGIDELTSTSSEGVSQVVIAFKLEKNVESAINEVRDKINLVTQELPKGLDPPVVTKIDPGASPVLLVGLRAKRPGTTLRDLSETADKKVRRQIETINGVGKVAVIGGRDRQINILMNPTALRAEKVTPIDVLRALQSQNMMTPGGALETGPQSITLKIEGRVATVDGVSRLVIRAQEGRVLRIGDVAKVVDSQSDVDSLARYDGQDVVVMSIVKQSGTNTIEVVDSILKRLDTVRSTLPGDMELVVIRDNSQTIRTSVHSVTEHLVLGGLLAALVVLLFLGNVRSTLIAAIAIPVSIVGTFGLMYVQGYTLNNITLLALALAVGIVIDDAIVVLENIIRFIDEKKIKPFPASILATKEIGLAVMATTLSLMAVFIPVAFIGGIPGRFLKSFGYTMAFAVGVSLVVSFSLTPMMSARLLRPHTENWLTRAVNAFYKPIERTYMAMLGFSLKRRWVIMVACAASLGSCVPIAKSLPSGFLPLDDKAKFQVTLRAPEGTSSEATLLIAERAAAELRHLPGVSHILITVAEDDQKTRNYSQIYVDLIDPKAREESQFELMDRARKEVIAKLPPGLRVNVAEVPDFSVGSNTQNNQIVLSGADFGLLEQYAKAITDGLKESKLAVDVDTTNLPGRPEVKVSIDRDRAADLGVSVSDVATTLQMLVAGVKGSTFPEGGEEYDIRLRAEQRFRLDATAMNLMNVPSTKYGNVPLASVVKWKDGTAPSRINRYGRERQITLLANAAPGKGDDAVVKYIQTKFAEQKPPPNYRLQLTGRAKSQAETGAGFALALGMAFVFMYLILAAQFESWLYPGIILASLPLTVPFAFISLKIFNQSLNMFSMLGLLVLFGVVKKNSILQVDHTNHLRSLGLDRHTAIMDANRDRLRPILMTTIAFVAGMAPLIFSKGIGSGFNRATASIVIGGQTLSLLLTLLAVPVIYSLVDDLREWGAKVFASRTPVDLGEKDLDKLLHTAPVHGTTGEPTPAE, encoded by the coding sequence ATGCAGTGGCTTGCACAAATTTGCGTGCGCCGTCCGGTATTCGCCTCGGTGCTCATCCTCACCATCATGGTGTTGGGCATCGTCGGTTACCGTGGTCTCGGCGTCGACCAGTTCCCCAACGTCGAAATCCCGATCGTCGTCGTCACAACCCGCCTCGACGGAGCCTCTCCGGAGGAGGTCGAGCTCGACGTCACCGACAAGATCGAGGGCGCCGTCAACACGATCTCGGGCATCGACGAGCTCACGAGCACGTCGAGCGAGGGCGTGTCCCAGGTGGTCATCGCGTTCAAGCTTGAGAAGAACGTCGAGAGCGCGATCAACGAGGTCCGCGACAAGATAAACCTCGTGACCCAGGAGCTGCCGAAGGGGCTCGACCCCCCCGTCGTCACCAAAATCGATCCCGGCGCCTCACCGGTCCTCCTCGTGGGCCTCCGCGCGAAGAGGCCAGGGACGACCCTCCGCGATCTCAGCGAGACCGCTGACAAAAAGGTGCGCCGTCAGATCGAGACGATCAACGGCGTCGGCAAGGTGGCGGTCATCGGCGGGCGCGATCGCCAGATCAACATCCTGATGAACCCGACCGCCCTCCGCGCGGAGAAGGTCACCCCCATCGACGTGCTGCGCGCGCTCCAGTCGCAGAACATGATGACCCCCGGCGGCGCCCTCGAGACGGGTCCCCAGAGCATCACCCTCAAGATCGAGGGCCGCGTCGCCACCGTGGACGGCGTGTCCCGCCTCGTCATCCGCGCACAAGAAGGCCGCGTCCTCCGCATCGGCGACGTCGCGAAGGTGGTCGACAGCCAGAGCGACGTCGATTCCCTCGCGCGCTACGACGGCCAAGACGTCGTCGTCATGTCGATCGTGAAGCAGTCGGGGACGAACACGATCGAGGTGGTCGACTCGATCTTGAAGCGGCTCGACACCGTGCGCTCCACGCTCCCCGGCGACATGGAGCTCGTCGTCATCCGCGACAACTCGCAGACCATCCGCACCAGCGTGCACTCGGTCACCGAGCACCTCGTGCTCGGCGGTCTCCTCGCCGCCCTCGTCGTGCTCCTCTTCCTCGGCAACGTACGAAGCACCCTCATCGCCGCCATCGCGATCCCGGTGTCCATCGTCGGCACGTTCGGTCTCATGTACGTCCAGGGGTACACGCTGAACAACATCACCCTGCTCGCCCTGGCCCTCGCCGTCGGTATCGTCATCGACGACGCGATCGTCGTGCTCGAGAACATCATCCGGTTCATCGACGAAAAGAAAATCAAGCCGTTCCCCGCGTCGATCTTGGCGACCAAGGAGATTGGTCTCGCCGTCATGGCGACCACCCTCTCCCTCATGGCGGTGTTCATCCCCGTCGCGTTCATCGGCGGCATCCCGGGGCGCTTCCTCAAGAGCTTTGGTTACACGATGGCCTTCGCGGTCGGTGTGTCGCTCGTCGTGAGCTTCTCGCTCACCCCGATGATGTCGGCGCGCCTGCTCCGCCCCCACACCGAGAACTGGCTCACGCGCGCCGTGAACGCGTTCTATAAACCGATCGAGCGCACCTACATGGCGATGCTTGGGTTCTCCCTCAAGCGTCGCTGGGTCATCATGGTCGCGTGCGCGGCGAGCCTCGGCTCGTGCGTCCCGATCGCCAAGTCGCTCCCCTCGGGCTTCTTGCCCCTCGACGACAAAGCGAAGTTCCAGGTCACGCTCCGGGCCCCGGAGGGCACAAGCTCCGAGGCTACGCTCCTCATCGCCGAGCGCGCCGCGGCCGAGCTGCGCCACCTCCCCGGCGTGTCCCACATCCTCATCACGGTGGCCGAAGACGACCAGAAAACGCGCAATTATTCGCAGATTTACGTCGACCTCATCGACCCCAAGGCGCGCGAAGAGTCGCAGTTCGAGCTCATGGATCGCGCGCGCAAAGAGGTCATCGCCAAGCTCCCCCCCGGGCTGCGCGTGAACGTGGCCGAGGTGCCCGACTTCAGCGTCGGCAGCAACACGCAGAACAACCAGATCGTGCTCTCGGGCGCCGACTTCGGTCTCCTCGAGCAGTACGCGAAGGCCATCACCGACGGCCTCAAAGAGTCCAAGCTCGCCGTCGACGTCGACACCACGAACCTCCCCGGTCGTCCCGAGGTGAAGGTCTCGATCGATCGCGACCGCGCCGCCGACCTCGGGGTGAGCGTGTCCGACGTCGCCACGACCCTGCAAATGCTCGTCGCCGGCGTGAAGGGCTCCACGTTCCCCGAAGGCGGCGAGGAGTACGACATTCGCCTCCGCGCCGAGCAGCGCTTCCGGCTCGACGCGACGGCGATGAACCTGATGAACGTGCCCTCGACGAAGTACGGAAACGTGCCCCTCGCCTCGGTCGTGAAGTGGAAAGATGGCACCGCGCCGTCGCGCATCAACCGCTACGGACGCGAGCGCCAAATCACCCTCCTCGCCAACGCGGCGCCCGGAAAGGGCGACGACGCGGTCGTCAAGTACATCCAAACCAAGTTCGCGGAGCAGAAGCCACCGCCGAACTACCGGCTGCAGCTCACTGGCCGCGCAAAGTCGCAGGCGGAGACCGGCGCTGGCTTCGCCCTCGCCCTCGGGATGGCGTTCGTCTTCATGTACCTCATCCTCGCGGCGCAGTTCGAGTCGTGGCTCTACCCGGGCATCATCTTGGCTTCGCTGCCGCTCACCGTGCCGTTCGCGTTCATCTCACTGAAGATCTTCAACCAGAGCCTCAACATGTTCTCGATGCTCGGGCTCCTCGTGCTCTTCGGCGTCGTGAAGAAAAACAGCATTCTCCAGGTGGACCACACGAATCACCTCCGGTCGCTCGGGCTCGATCGCCACACCGCGATCATGGACGCGAACCGCGACCGTCTAAGGCCCATCCTCATGACCACGATCGCGTTCGTGGCCGGCATGGCGCCGCTCATCTTCTCGAAGGGCATCGGCTCTGGTTTCAATCGCGCCACGGCGAGCATCGTCATCGGCGGCCAGACGCTCTCGCTCCTCCTCACGCTGCTCGCCGTCCCGGTCATCTACAGCCTGGTCGACGATCTCCGTGAGTGGGGCGCGAAGGTCTTCGCGAGCCGGACGCCCGTCGATCTCGGCGAGAAGGACCTCGACAAGCTCCTCCACACCGCCCCCGTGCACGGCACCACGGGCGAGCCCACCCCCGCGGAATAG
- a CDS encoding MoxR family ATPase codes for MDVRVLNELVARESAFVERLTAEVGKIIVGQTYMVERILIGLLTGGHVLLEGVPGLAKTLTVRTLCDVISAKFARIQFTPDLLPADVIGTVIYNQQKGDFTSKLGPVFANLVLADEINRAPAKVQSALLEAMQERQVTIGDTSYPLPKPFIVMATQNPIEQEGTYPLPEAQIDRFMLMVKVGYPSREDERKIMDRMTLTEAPTANPVVTTEELLEARKVVGQVYVDEKVKDYIVDVVFATREPKKAGLKDLAPLIEYGASPRASIALNMAARAHAFLRHRGYVTPEDVKAVGPDVLRHRVVLTYEADAEEVTAEQVVRRVFEAVEVP; via the coding sequence ATGGACGTCCGCGTACTGAACGAGCTGGTTGCGAGAGAGAGCGCCTTCGTCGAGAGGCTCACCGCCGAGGTCGGGAAGATCATCGTCGGGCAGACCTACATGGTGGAGCGCATCCTCATCGGGCTGCTCACCGGCGGCCACGTGCTGCTCGAGGGCGTGCCTGGCCTCGCCAAGACCCTCACGGTGCGCACGCTCTGCGACGTCATCTCCGCGAAGTTCGCGCGCATCCAGTTCACGCCCGACCTGCTCCCGGCCGACGTCATCGGCACGGTGATCTACAACCAGCAGAAGGGCGACTTCACGAGCAAGCTCGGGCCCGTCTTCGCGAACCTCGTGCTGGCCGACGAGATCAACCGCGCGCCCGCGAAGGTGCAGAGCGCGCTGCTCGAGGCCATGCAGGAGCGGCAGGTCACCATCGGCGACACCAGCTACCCGCTGCCCAAGCCGTTCATCGTGATGGCGACGCAGAACCCGATCGAGCAGGAGGGCACCTACCCGCTGCCCGAGGCCCAGATCGACCGCTTCATGCTCATGGTCAAGGTGGGCTACCCCTCGCGCGAAGACGAGCGCAAAATCATGGACCGCATGACCCTCACCGAGGCGCCCACAGCGAACCCGGTCGTCACGACGGAAGAGCTCCTCGAGGCGCGCAAGGTCGTGGGCCAGGTGTACGTCGACGAGAAGGTGAAAGACTACATCGTCGACGTCGTGTTCGCGACGCGCGAGCCGAAGAAGGCGGGCCTGAAGGACCTCGCGCCGCTCATCGAGTACGGCGCCTCGCCCCGCGCGTCGATCGCCCTCAACATGGCCGCGCGCGCGCACGCCTTCCTCCGCCACCGCGGCTACGTGACCCCCGAGGACGTGAAGGCCGTCGGCCCCGACGTGCTCCGCCACCGGGTCGTACTCACGTACGAGGCCGACGCCGAGGAGGTCACCGCCGAGCAGGTTGTGCGGCGCGTGTTCGAAGCGGTCGAGGTGCCCTGA
- a CDS encoding DUF58 domain-containing protein, whose amino-acid sequence MIPKELLAALRTIEIHTARLANEQLSGTYASSFKGQGLAFREVRPYQPGDDVRTIDWNVSARMNEAFVKVFVEEREMTVMIAVDLSESARFGTRRAQKAHVASEIAALLAFSAIRNNDRVGLLIGTNRLERVVAPKKGEKHVMRVVREILGYSPTLHAQTRKEEAPPRSPRGAPPLGAATDLKGLLEGLVGVARRRSVAFVVSDFLAEGYERALSLAAAKHDVVPVVLHDARDDELPDVGLASFQDLETGELVLVDTGAPEVRANYKKSMLALHAARTALFRKRGLDSVEIDTGGSFVRPLRDLFARRARRAHR is encoded by the coding sequence ATGATCCCGAAGGAACTGCTCGCCGCGCTCCGGACCATCGAGATCCACACGGCTCGCCTCGCCAACGAGCAGCTGTCGGGCACCTACGCGTCGAGCTTCAAGGGCCAGGGTCTTGCGTTCCGCGAGGTGCGGCCGTACCAGCCAGGCGACGACGTCCGCACGATCGACTGGAACGTGTCCGCGCGCATGAACGAGGCCTTCGTGAAGGTCTTCGTCGAAGAGCGCGAGATGACCGTGATGATCGCCGTCGATCTCTCGGAGAGCGCGCGCTTCGGCACGCGCCGGGCGCAGAAGGCGCATGTGGCCTCCGAGATCGCCGCGCTGCTCGCGTTCAGCGCGATCCGCAACAACGACCGCGTGGGGTTGCTCATCGGCACGAACCGCCTCGAGCGCGTGGTCGCGCCCAAGAAGGGCGAGAAGCACGTGATGCGCGTGGTGCGCGAGATCCTCGGCTACTCCCCCACCCTGCACGCGCAGACGCGCAAGGAAGAGGCGCCGCCGCGCTCGCCCCGGGGGGCGCCTCCGCTCGGGGCCGCGACCGACCTCAAGGGCCTGCTCGAGGGCCTCGTGGGCGTCGCCCGACGCCGAAGCGTCGCGTTCGTCGTCAGCGACTTTCTCGCCGAGGGGTACGAGCGCGCGCTCTCGCTCGCCGCCGCGAAGCACGACGTCGTGCCGGTGGTGCTCCACGACGCGCGCGACGACGAGCTGCCGGACGTGGGCCTCGCGAGCTTTCAAGACCTCGAGACCGGCGAGCTCGTGCTCGTCGACACGGGCGCGCCCGAGGTGCGTGCAAACTACAAGAAGTCGATGTTGGCCCTGCACGCGGCTCGCACCGCGCTGTTCCGCAAGCGCGGGCTCGACTCGGTCGAGATCGACACGGGCGGCTCCTTCGTGCGGCCGCTGCGCGACTTGTTCGCGCGCCGCGCGCGGAGGGCGCACCGATGA